In Paludibaculum fermentans, the genomic stretch AGCTCGTGCGACTGCTTGTCGTTGCCGGCCAGGAACGCTCCGCCTTCGACCAGCGCCATGCCCGGCGGCGGGCCCATGCGCCGGTTGCGGTCCACCGCCTTATAAATCAGATCCTTCTTGAAGAGCACGATCCCAATGAATCCGACGCTGATCAGGGCGGCGACCAGCAGCACAACCAGGGTCACCTTTTTGCCCGAGACGCCGGAGGGCTCCGGAGAAGGCAGGGGCGCGGGCGCTGGCTGGGGCACAGGCGCCGGCGGAGGAGCAGGCGGCGGCACCGGTTGGGGCGTGGAGGTGGGGTGCAGCACCTGATTCAGAACGGCGATGACGTCGGTGAAACTCGCCGGCCGCTCAATGGGATTCTTGGCCGTCATGCGGCCGACAAGCGCGATCACCGGCTCGGGCACGCCCTTTTCCCGCAGTGTGTCGAGCTTCAGCGGTTCGTTCAGAATCTGGTAGAACAACCGTTCGATGGTGTCTCCGCTCACGGGGCGGACGCCGGTGAAGAGTTCGTACATCAGCACGCCATAGGCGTAGATGTCGACGCGCTCGGTGGCCGGGTCGCCCATGATCTGCTCGGGCGACATGTAGTAGGGGGTGCCGACCTGGAAGCCCGTCTTGGTGAGGTGCAGGTCCTGCGATTTGGCGATGCCGAAGTCCATCAGCCGGACGCGCCCCTGCGGGTCGATGTGCAGGTTGTCGGGCTTGATGTCGCGATGGATCAGCTTCTGCTGGTGGACGTACTCCAGTGCCTTGGCGCCCTGCAGCGCGATGCCGATCTGGGTCCGCACGTCGCCGGAGGAGCCGTCCTTGATGGCGGTGCGCAGGTCGGCTCCGGTCAGGAACTCCATCACGATGTACGGCTTGCCCTGCTCCTCGCCGTAGTCGAAGATGCGGATGACGTTATCGTGCATCAGCGAGGCCGACATCTTGGCCTCCGCCAGAAACCGGGCGCGGGTTTCCGCATCCGCGGCGCCTTCCGGGGTAAGAATCTTCACGCAGACCACACGGTTCAGCACAGTGTCGCGAGCCTTGAAGACGTGCGACATGCCGCCGCCGAGGAACTGGTCGAGCTGGTATTTGCCAAACTGCGCGGGGAGTTGCATGGGCCTTGTAGAACGATAGCGCGGAGTGGGCCGCCGTGCCAAAAACAAAAAGGGAAAGATCAGGCCCCAGCGGGCCCCTTCTACTGCTACTTCTTGAAGTGCATCAGGAGGATTCCGTAGCCCACCCCGGCCTCGTCGGAGCTCTTGGCCACCTGAAACGCCATCATCCTGCCATCGGTTGAGACAACAGGGTTGGACGACTTCCAGCCTTCGTAGTCATTGAAATGGGTGAGCCGCTCAAAGCTGCTACCGGTGCCATCCAGCTTCAGCTTCCAGATGTCGACATCGCGGAACAGCTTGGTGGAACCCATC encodes the following:
- a CDS encoding bifunctional serine/threonine-protein kinase/formylglycine-generating enzyme family protein — translated: MQLPAQFGKYQLDQFLGGGMSHVFKARDTVLNRVVCVKILTPEGAADAETRARFLAEAKMSASLMHDNVIRIFDYGEEQGKPYIVMEFLTGADLRTAIKDGSSGDVRTQIGIALQGAKALEYVHQQKLIHRDIKPDNLHIDPQGRVRLMDFGIAKSQDLHLTKTGFQVGTPYYMSPEQIMGDPATERVDIYAYGVLMYELFTGVRPVSGDTIERLFYQILNEPLKLDTLREKGVPEPVIALVGRMTAKNPIERPASFTDVIAVLNQVLHPTSTPQPVPPPAPPPAPVPQPAPAPLPSPEPSGVSGKKVTLVVLLVAALISVGFIGIVLFKKDLIYKAVDRNRRMGPPPGMALVEGGAFLAGNDKQSHELPTFFVDRTEVTRGDFVKFCRTKNIPMPKDLDDTRANYPVTYVSVLQAKDYCSSVEKRLPTPLEWEKAARGKDGRIYPWGNDPDPSKAAVENKPLAPADSMAMGASPFGALNMAGNVWEWVDEQRTPSAGAVQAFSTILNPPPTANEPWYAAKGGAFDRPVQDAVSAEFITLPARFTAPNVGFRCVVSQPKE